A single window of Debaryomyces hansenii CBS767 chromosome F complete sequence DNA harbors:
- a CDS encoding DEHA2F04466p (similar to uniprot|P21372 Saccharomyces cerevisiae YBR237W PRP5 RNA helicase in the DEAD-box family) yields MNSTGSNYSLKHNNTQDNNHNSEESVTNKTGELDKPGVKDGQALSKEEKLKRRQEQLAAWMQKRQQENQEPSGKVTISATDETNIDKEKLIRQQRIEEWKRKRLQKSEGLETDRSKIKTFEVKSSNEPTIKINASMKKTITPANGRSKKRPIFGDEDEDDEKESKPKFKKPTLDLAEIEEKKPEKSIDTEIDELDKYLSLLEEKEQGVENKKIENHDDDGIANGPGVGNVNESDDEEIDEDQKQQDILSSKLNRLQNKQKQLDDVDHNQIQYHPFRKDFYTEPTEISKLPEEEVANLRLKLDGIKVRGVNCTRPIIRWSQLGLPSTIMSIIEGRLNYSSPSSIQAQAIPAIMSGRDIIGVAKTGSGKTLSFVLPLLRHIQDQPPLKKGDGPIGLIMTPTRELALQIHKELNHFTKKLNISSCCCFGGSSIESQIAELKKGAQIIVGTPGRIIDLLAANSGRVTNLQRVTYLVLDEADRMFDMGFEPQVTKVFTRVRPDRQTVLFSATFPRKMELLAKKILDNPMEIVVGGISVVASEITQKVELFENEDDKSLEEAKFSKLLSTLNDYGDKDAECKILIFVEKQIAADELLVKLLTEKYPCLAIHGGKDQIDRKHAIREFSSSNSGVNILIATSIAARGLDVKGLNLVINYEAASHMEDYVHRVGRTGRAGRKGTAITFVSSKQGRAITDLVKAMRLSKVSEDEINPRLIEISTKFLEGVKSGKEKYNFGFSGKGLDNLQEIRESNRDLERKVYGEENDSSTFKANEKKQNKTDIHQSDLDVKLPDFHIIEGRAPETAGPDKCKFHSRITINDLPQKARWITVNRDSLSKVIESTGTSITNKGNYYPPNSKIPKTIKQNGKEVTPPPKLYLLVEGLTEKAVHDAIILLREKMIEGLEVAAKEESMGPTGKYTV; encoded by the coding sequence ATGAATAGCACCGGCTCGAACTATTCGTTAAAGCATAATAATACACAAGATAACAATCATAATTCAGAAGAAAGTGTTACTAACAAAACTGGCGAATTAGACAAACCTGGTGTAAAAGATGGTCAAGCATTGTCAAAGGaagaaaagttgaaaagaCGACAAGAACAGTTGGCAGCATGGATGCAGAAGCGTCAACAGGAAAATCAGGAGCCTAGTGGGAAGGTCACAATTTCTGCGACAGACGAAACAAATATCGATAAGGAAAAACTAATACGTCAGCAAAGAATAGAAGAATGGAAAAGAAAGAGGCTACAGAAATCAGAGGGCTTAGAAACAGACAGGTCGAAGATAAAGACATTCGAGGTGAAGAGTAGTAATGAACCTACAATTAAGATCAATGCatcaatgaagaagacTATTACTCCAGCTAATGGTCGCCTGAAGAAGAGACCGATTTTTggagatgaagatgaagacgatgaaaAGGAATCAAAACCTAAGTTTAAGAAGCCAACGTTAGATTTGGCTGAAATTGAGGAGAAAAAACCTGAAAAATCTATTGATACTGAAATCGACGAGTTGGATAAATATTTGCTGCTTCTAGAAGAGAAAGAGCAAGGAGtggaaaataaaaagattgAAAACCATGATGATGATGGAATAGCGAATGGGCCAGGAGTGGGCAATGTTAACGagtctgatgatgaagaaatagatgAAGATCAAAAACAACAAGATATACTTTCTTCCAAGCTAAACAGACTTCAAAACAAGCAGAAACAATTAGATGATGTTGATCATAACCAAATACAGTACCACCCGTTCAGAAAAGATTTTTATACGGAGCCAACAGAAATTCTGAAGCTTCCAGAGGAAGAGGTTGCCAATTTACGACTCAAATTGGATGGAATAAAAGTACGTGGTGTCAATTGTACAAGGCCCATTATTAGATGGTCCCAATTGGGCCTTCCATCTACAATAATGTCGATTATTGAGGGGAGGTTAAACTATTCATCGCCGTCTTCAATTCAAGCCCAAGCCATACCAGCAATCATGTCAGGTAGAGATATTATAGGTGTTGCTAAAACAGGATCGGGGAAAACTTTATCCTTTGTTTTGCCATTATTGAGACATATTCAAGATCAACCACCATTAAAAAAAGGTGACGGTCCAATCGGTTTGATAATGACCCCCACAAGGGAGCTTGCTTTGCAAATACACAAAGAGTTAAACCATTTTACTAAAAAGTTAAATATATCATCTTGTTGTTGCTTTGGTGGCTCATCCATAGAATCTCAAATTGCtgaattaaagaaaggAGCGCAGATAATTGTTGGTACACCTGGGAGAATAATCGATTTATTGGCTGCAAATAGTGGTCGAGTAACCAATTTGCAAAGAGTGACATACTTAGTATTAGATGAAGCCGATAGAATGTTTGATATGGGATTTGAACCACAAGTCACCAAAGTTTTCACCAGAGTAAGACCAGATAGACAAACCGTGTTATTTTCAGCAACATTTCCTAGGAAAATGGAACTActtgcaaaaaaaattttggatAATCCGATGGaaattgttgttggtgGCATCAGTGTTGTTGCATCTGAAATTACTCAGAAAGTCGagttatttgaaaatgaagatgacaaGAGCTTAGAAGAAGCTAAgttttctaaattattgagCACATTAAACGATTATGGAGATAAAGATGCTGAGTGTaagatattaatattcGTGGAAAAACAAATCGCTGCGGATGAGTTGCTAGTCAAGTTATTGACAGAAAAATATCCATGTCTTGCCATTCACGGAGGAAAGGATCAAATAGATCGTAAGCATGCAATAAGAgaattttcttcgtcaaaTAGTGGGGTGAACATTTTAATTGCTACCTCAATCGCTGCCAGAGGGTTAGATGTTAAAGGTTTAAATTTAGTTATAAATTACGAGGCAGCAAGTCACATGGAGGATTATGTTCACAGAGTTGGAAGAACCGGTAGAGCAGGGAGGAAAGGGACGGCCATTAcatttgtttcttcaaaaCAAGGAAGAGCTATTACTGATTTGGTTAAGGCGATGAGATTAAGCAAAGTGTCCGAGGATGAAATTAACCCACgattaattgaaataagTACGAAATTCTTAGAGGGAGTAAAGTCaggaaaagaaaaatacaATTTTGGGTTTAGTGGGAAAGGATTAGATAACTTGCAGGAAATCAGGGAGAGTAACAGAGATTTAGAGAGAAAGGTATATGGCGAGGAAAATGATTCATCGACTTTCAAAGCTAATGAAAAGAAGCAAAACAAAACAGACATTCATCAATCCGATCTTGATGTCAAACTACCAGACTTTCATATCATTGAAGGAAGAGCTCCAGAAACGGCAGGACCAGATAAATGTAAATTCCATTCTAGAATCACTATTAATGACTTGCCCCAAAAGGCTAGATGGATTACTGTTAATCGTGACAGTTTATCTAAAGTGATAGAATCTACAGGAACTTCAATTACGAACAAGGGGAATTATTATCCcccaaattcaaaaattcctAAAACAATTAAACAGAATGGTAAAGAGGTTACTCCACCTCCTAAATTGTACTTACTAGTAGAAGGATTAACAGAAAAAGCGGTTCATGATGcgataatattattaagagAAAAAATGATTGAAGGATTAGAAGTAGCTGCTAAAGAGGAATCAATGGGTCCAACAGGGAAGTATACAGTTTAA
- a CDS encoding DEHA2F04488p (some similarities with uniprot|P28817 Saccharomyces cerevisiae YDR036C EHD3 Protein of unconfirmed function plays an indirect role in endocytic membrane trafficking member of a family of enoyl-CoA hydratase/isomerases and similar to CA5879|IPF12076 Candida albicans IPF12076) yields the protein MSEFNLEDYKKYDKFIVSEVEEGFYHVQFNNPKSLNAFTEQVWRDYAEILERLDKCEETSVILISSAIPKAFSSGLDLKDAIKTMSSTVSNSEKERYDSLHQHIVDFQYCIAAPARIRTPTICLMNGINYGLALDISSACSIRVATADCKFSIREIKIGIPADIGSLQRMPTIVNNKSLMYQYALTGGVFGADEATKLGFVSAVLPDLNAGVEYCKNLGENINQHQQWAIKGTKESIQSIVDNGSPSEGLKNIAHYNATHIDGRFVRAMSGIKL from the coding sequence ATGAGtgaattcaatttagaAGACTACAAAAAGtatgataaatttattgttaGTGAAGTAGAAGAAGGATTCTATCATGTACAATTCAACAATCCGAAATCCTTAAATGCATTTACAGAACAAGTTTGGAGAGACTATGcagaaatattagaaaGGTTAGATAAATGTGAGGAAACTAGTGTGATTTTGATCTCATCCGCAATTCCCAAGGCATTTTCCAGTGGGTTAGATTTAAAGGATGCAATTAAAACTATGTCAAGTACTGTACTGAATTCTGAAAAGGAAAGATATGATTCTTTACATCAACACATTGttgattttcaatattgcATTGCTGCCCCTGCTCGTATCAGAACTCCTACGATTTGCTTAATGAATGGAATCAATTACGGGTTGGCTTTGGACATTTCTTCAGCATGTTCCATTAGAGTCGCGACTGCTGATTGCAAGTTCTCTATACGAGAAATCAAGATTGGGATCCCAGCCGATATTGGTTCTTTACAAAGAATGCCAACTATAGTCAACAACAAGTCATTGATGTACCAATATGCTTTGACCGGTGGTGTTTTTGGCGCTGATGAAGCCACCAAATTGGGTTTTGTTAGTGCTGTCCTTCCAGATCTAAACGCAGGAGTTGAATATTGTAAAAACTTAggtgaaaatattaatcaacatcaacaaTGGGCTATCAAGGGAACCAAGGAAAGTATTCAATCTATTGTTGATAATGGTTCACCTTCCGAAGGATTGAAGAACATAGCACATTATAATGCTACTCATATTGACGGTAGATTTGTCAGAGCAATGTCGGGTATTAAACTCTAG
- a CDS encoding DEHA2F04510p (similar to CA5880|IPF12074 Candida albicans IPF12074 unknown function) — MAYALRRGQKIKGFSISKRFVSSPAVSLNDEIVGSFESHSTTKTSRTIPNNALNTSRNTPSQLFLNSLSESYFAPTVKTGTTLPKNEVIKRELCKLVELRQFDTLIDLFLKLTSRAESSSWSSILTSQELSYFIRDIIKHQIKLINQAADHKISLRSDTKIKSKLAEARRFREKIRKLYGNLIYSDGQSSIYAVTMRSSLYNSNDLTGYKLSVTDYENLIMLELYNKKIDLASKWFQRFEQQYPQGQHYELMTYNMWVLKFQVYCGGSPFLWKIPQTDLYANYYNPRKSAFKSETSWLEVFTEFLKNHGKSSNTAVISDKLNETLIYSIGYARNLDYLTKYIESIWGITPDGNVSENFTILKSDDPKFPSLNTLKAMVISLSYNQEFFQAMTYVNAFQKIYGDSIDLSSAKAKNFWDSTFKWCDISTKFDEERALSYYIKQTTDTSTRNKKKPSLKEAQENADFDYEGFLLFISELKSKRSTTMVKLWELHKDTNTFFSPKSYKVYLNYLFEDQTEEKLYDVMSLLAKQYHYYHVSKNSFNKIHLTTNKLNDTDESVYSLYNTALRELINVKWKAGYAGQCQPLIDEWALNQQMHNTTSQWFKDTIMPQYRVMMENKREEVMIKQKTEDDEKLLDLF, encoded by the coding sequence ATGGCTTATGCGTTGAGGAGGGGCCAGAAAATAAAAGGATTTTCCATTTCGAAAAGATTTGTTTCTTCCCCTGCGGTTAGCctaaatgatgaaattgttggTTCATTTGAGTCACACTCAACCACCAAAACTAGCCGAACTATACCCAATAATGCATTAAATACCTCGAGAAATACGCCATCACAATTATTCTTAAACTCTTTATCGGAAAGTTATTTTGCTCCTACAGTTAAGACGGGAACTACATTACCAAAAAATGAAGTAATCAAAAGAGAATTATGCAAGTTAGTTGAATTAAGACAGTTTGATACGTTGATAGacttatttttgaaattaactTCGAGGGCGGAAAGTAGCCTGTGGTCGTCAATATTGACTAGCCAAGAGCTCTCGTATTTTATTCGTGATATTATCAAGcatcaaataaaattaattaatcaAGCAGCAGatcataaaatttcattacGGTCAGACACTAAAATTAAAAGCAAGCTAGCAGAAGCAAGGCGATTTCGTGAAAAGATAAGAAAACTCTATGGGAATCTAATATATTCGGATGGACAATCTTCTATATATGCTGTGACTATGAGATCTAGTCTATATAATTCTAACGATTTAACCGGGTACAAATTGTCAGTTACTGACTATGAGAACTTAATAATGCTTGAATTATAcaacaagaaaattgatttggCATCAAAATGGTTTCAAAGATTTGAACAACAATATCCACAGGGCCAACACTATGAACTAATGACGTATAATATGTGGGTCTTAAAGTTTCAAGTATATTGTGGAGGTTCACCGTTTTTATGGAAGATACCCCAAACAGATTTATATGCGAATTATTATAACCCTCGGAAAAGTGCATTCAAGTCAGAAACTTCGTGGTTAGAAGTATTTACAGAGTTTTTAAAGAACCACGGTAAAAGTAGTAATACAGCGGTAATAAGTGACAAATTAAACGAGACGCTTATTTATTCCATAGGATATGCAAGAAATCTTGATTATTTAACAAAATACATCGAAAGCATCTGGGGTATAACACCAGATGGTAACGTATCGGAGAATTTTactatattgaaaagtGATGATCCTAAATTTCCTAGCTTGAATACTTTGAAGGCTATGGTTATATCATTGTCGTACAATCAAGAATTCTTCCAGGCCATGACATACGTAAATGCAttccaaaaaatatatggtgattcaattgatttatcgAGTGCAAAGGCTAAAAACTTTTGGGATAGTACTTTTAAATGGTGTGATATATCAACTAAATTTGACGAAGAAAGAGCACTTTCGTACTATATAAAGCAAACAACGGATACCAGCACACGCAACAAAAAGAAGCCCAGTCTTAAGGAGGCACAAGAAAATGCTGATTTTGATTATGAGGGatttttattgtttattaGTGAACTCAAGTCTAAAAGATCGACGACCATGGTCAAGTTATGGGAGCTTCATAAAGACACAAATACTTTTTTCTCTCCAAAATCATATAAAGTGTACTTGaactatttatttgaagatcaaACGGAAGAGAAGTTATACGATGTCATGAGCTTGTTGGCCAAGCAATACCACTATTATCATGTTTCTAAAAATtccttcaataaaatacattTGACAACTAATAAACTTAACGATACCGATGAGAGTGTCTATTCATTATACAATACTGCATTACGCGAGTTAATTAATGTTAAATGGAAGGCTGGTTATGCTGGCCAATGCCAACCATTAATCGACGAATGGGCATTAAATCAGCAGATGCACAATACTACGTCTCAGTGGTTTAAAGATACCATAATGCCGCAATACAGGGTCATGATGGAAAATAAAAGAGAAGAAGTTATGATTAAACAAAAGACtgaggatgatgaaaagCTTTTAGACTTATTTTAA
- a CDS encoding DEHA2F04532p (similar to uniprot|P35178 Saccharomyces cerevisiae YDR087C RRP1 involved in processing rRNA precursor species to mature rRNAs): protein MSQTSGFVKKLAANDRKIRDAAFESLRKYLSSRSSSKLTLLEMEKLWKGLYYSMWLCDRPRPQERLAESLAQLYSEVIPVAAFSDFTEAFWVIMIREWPNVDQWRVDKFYLLIRRILRHNFKRLKTEKWSSKAVDSFLSVYEKYPLSGDKSVSVALPYHICDIYLDELELVIFEELKDKQEALDEQEKKDMTKYQELVKSKIDIASEVPIQKLITPFQKLSKECPLKTLREKCKEEVLNDERLKDWNIFESEDTDSEEDDDEWEGFN from the coding sequence ATGTCTCAAACATCTGGTTTCGTAAAGAAATTGGCTGCCAATGATCGTAAAATAAGAGATGCTGCTTTTGAATCGTTGAGGAAATATTTATCGTCTCGTTCCTCTTCCAAATTGACTTTGTTAGAAATGGAGAAATTATGGAAAGGTTTATACTATTCAATGTGGTTATGCGACAGACCTAGACCACAAGAGAGATTAGCTGAGAGCTTGGCACAATTATATTCTGAAGTTATTCCTGTAGCGGCTTTTAGTGATTTTACGGAGGCATTCTGGGTGATTATGATAAGAGAATGGCCAAATGTCGATCAGTGGAGAGTGGATAAGTTTTACTTGCTTataagaagaatattgagACATAATTTTAAGCGTTTGAAGACTGAAAAATGGTCCTCGAAGGCCGTcgattcatttttatctgTTTATGAAAAATACCCATTGAGCGGTGACAAGTCTGTAAGTGTTGCATTGCCATACCATATTTGTGATATTTAtcttgatgaattagaattagtgatatttgaagaattgaaggaCAAACAAGAAGCATTGGAcgaacaagaaaagaaagatatGACAAAATACCAAGAATTAGTCAAACTGAAGATAGACATTGCTTCTGAAGTTCctattcaaaaattaataactccatttcaaaaattaagTAAGGAATGCCCATTGAAGACTTTGAGAGAAAAATGTAAGGAGGAAGTCTTGAATGATGAGAGATTAAAGGACtggaatatatttgaaagtGAAGATACCGAtagtgaagaagatgacgatgaatGGGAAGGGTTCAATTAG
- a CDS encoding DEHA2F04554p (weakly similar to uniprot|Q02775 Saccharomyces cerevisiae YDR088C SLU7 Protein involved in 3' splice site choices acts in concert with Prp18p during the 2nd step of splicing and similar to CA5883|IPF2425 Candida albicans IPF2425 unknown function), with amino-acid sequence MSSQEKHKPEYDSSGKEVNPYIPKFISAVPWYHNKSNDEKSDDYLSHQRSNVADEAKDHSIPQPGSGINDEFEIKGETEIKKVEDYDSKRDRWHGYEAQEWDKIAENWDKIKKKKQKTKNASVEEDSDDTDYELELVELGLDSKDIKNNLKEDPLEKTIRDRQDVPAYILNITSSNKIHYDPKSRLTKDPSKGFINDKNQFVKKLTGEAKRLDNLQKFAWEQNRQQEEMKQREAFEQKLTGKKHSEGGPDEYQVDLNLNMEANPTAMMLQARHKQEQQQASHDQKKSDLVAKYGGGEFLNKSKEFVNVTESIQTGDKPINKDKNGLKRSIYPEDNYSMNHQSIWGSYYSGGQWGYCCCKQTTRNSRCTLN; translated from the coding sequence ATGTCGTCGCAAGAAAAACATAAACCTGAATATGATTCAAGTGGGAAAGAAGTGAATCCTTATATTCCGAAGTTTATCTCGGCTGTCCCTTGGTATCATAATAAACTGAATGATGAGAAAAGCGATGATTATTTATCTCATCAAAGATCTAACGTAGCTGACGAGGCCAAAGATCATAGTATACCACAACCTGGAAGTGGTATCAACGATGAATTCGAGATTAAAGGTGAAACTGAAATTAAAAAGGTGGAGGATTATGACTCCAAAAGGGATAGATGGCATGGTTATGAAGCACAAGAATGGGACAAGATAGCTGAAAACTGGgataaaataaagaagaagaaacaaaaaacGAAGAACGCTAGCGTGGAAGAAGACAGCGATGATACAGATTATGAACTTGAACTAGTAGAGCTCGGATTAGACCTGaaagatattaaaaataatttaaaagaaGATCCTTTAGAAAAGACGATAAGAGATAGACAAGACGTACCGGCATACATTTTGAACATCAcatcatcaaataaaatacattaCGATCCAAAGTCGAGGTTGACAAAGGATCCATCGAAGGGATTTATAAATGACAAAAATCAATTCgtgaagaaattgacaGGAGAAGCGAAACGATTGGATAATTTACAAAAGTTTGCGTGGGAGCAGAATAGACAgcaagaagaaatgaagCAAAGGGAGGCGTTCGAACAGAAGTTGACAGGCAAGAAACATTCAGAAGGTGGTCCAGATGAATATCAAgtagatttgaatttaaatatgGAGGCAAATCCTACAGCGATGATGCTTCAGGCTAGACATAAACAAGAACAGCAACAAGCATCCCATGATCAGAAAAAAAGTGACCTTGTGGCTAAATATGGAGGAGGAGAGTTCTTAAACAAATCAAAGGAATTCGTCAATGTGACTGAGCTGATTCAAACAGGCGATAAACCTATAAATAAGGATAAAAATGGATTGAAGAGATCTATATACCCCGAGGACAATTACTCTATGAACCATCAGAGTATATGGGGTAGCTACTATTCGGGTGGACAATGGGGCTATTGTTGCTGCAAACAAACTACTCGAAATTCTCGATGCACGCTCAACTAG
- a CDS encoding DEHA2F04576p (some similarities with CA5884|CaSLF1 Candida albicans CaSLF1), with the protein MGTGADIIKKLTPAPMPTFNAWNTIRAGSRLKTDGDDSELDAKVSSKENTNGCEDSLESAKRGPIGKEHMLRAAMAAVKTTGDTDRGELVCVGENTTVVRPKFKNKTWSRKDATSTIKGRSRRRAGSQAAIHHTTTCPNVTMTSDLFGGGNFYQGPGGSYGGYAFGNPSDLVPPIYTPMCVNNSIPMPMPTHMPGPIPMMGTKPDDYPVQGKGPGSFMALPSSPIHPYFHQLSPSPPIDPYQMPYHPYYHPAHIHVDPMSNPYRIQEIKNQVLYYFSPENLNTDDYLKSLIDRTTGGVLLTELIKFKRLNIMTNNGRDIIILQNIIKYECFPELELIQMNQGIGVRSKYWRIQVV; encoded by the coding sequence ATGGGAACAGGGGCggatattatcaaaaaacTCACCCCGGCACCGATGCCGACGTTCAACGCATGGAACACGATTCGAGCGGGCAGTCGACTTAAAACTGATGGAGATGATTCGGAACTTGACGCAAAGGTGTCGAGCAAAGAAAACACGAATGGATGTGAGGATTCCTTAGAGTCCGCGAAACGAGGGCCGATTGGAAAGGAACACATGCTAAGAGCCGCAATGGCGGCAGTAAAGACTACAGGCGATACAGATCGAGGTGAGTTAGTGTGTGTGGGGGAAAACACAACGGTTGTAAGACCGAAGTTTAAGAACAAGACGTGGTCTAGGAAGGATGCTACTTCGACGATTAAAGGTCGCAGTCGTCGAAGGGCGGGATCACAGGCAGCAATACACCATACCACGACTTGTCCCAATGTAACAATGACCAGCGACCTCTTTGGAGGAGGAAATTTTTACCAGGGACCCGGAGGATCATACGGGGGATATGCATTTGGGAACCCTAGTGACCTTGTGCCACCAATATATACCCCGATGTGTGTTAATAATAGCATACCTATGCCCATGCCAACACATATGCCAGGACCCATTCCTATGATGGGAACCAAGCCTGATGACTACCCGGTGCAGGGGAAGGGTCCTGGCTCCTTTATGGCTCTACCTTCATCTCCAATACACCCTTACTTTCACCAGTTATCGCCCTCGCCTCCAATCGACCCGTACCAGATGCCATACCATCCATACTATCATCCAGCACACATACATGTTGACCCTATGTCCAATCCGTACCGCATACAGGAGATTAAAAACCAAGTCCTCTATTACTTTTCGCCCgaaaatttaaatactGACGATTACCTCAAGTCCTTGATTGACCGTACGACTGGGGGTGTGCTATTGACAGAACTTATAAAATTTAAGCgtttgaatataatgaCCAATAATGGTCGtgatataataatattacaaaatatcatcaaatacGAGTGCTTCCCAGAGCTTGAACTCATTCAGATGAATCAAGGAATAGGAGTGAGAAGTAAATATTGGAGGATTCAAGTAGTTTAG
- a CDS encoding DEHA2F04598p (similar to CA5885|IPF2419 Candida albicans IPF2419 unknown function) translates to MSQLNESKETMPSPPVLKTTIIQLNKELDQDDSNYEILTNEYNQNKESTSVTTTNIPASMVGSIQGKKKRRRSSANVDSDELLKRKNDTKQLHSIIEKRRRIKINREFEALKYLIPACRLTSSSGGTNGKGAGTNNGSKIDGMYKLTILKSSVEYILYLHHIIQQQHNLINANMDNNKYKFDIDFAKIPLDVNTYRNINKDFNFKELITSIQDTPSFNSPKERDSVIEEDYEEDSVNDDKSQLLSPDITPDMAPALSMLNKYMTIARESSTSSVSPNGGLQSTFSCPSTTDNSPYNNPMKFSSTGKFNKFQLPDPALTPTEYENVDANQYQYGPKKKLFKAKIPPNNTVLFNRPLNIKCVSSDRTREDKLSDQDASKTLLALRKSSIDSLLN, encoded by the coding sequence ATGAGCCAGTTGAATGAATCCAAGGAGACTATGCCTAGTCCTCCGGTGTTAAAGACAACtatcattcaattgaataaggaATTGGATCAGGACGATAgtaattatgaaattttgaCGAACGAATATAACCAGAACAAGGAAAGTACTAGTGTGACCACAACCAACATCCCAGCATCCATGGTGGGTAGTATTCAAGGCAAAAAGAAACGGAGAAGATCTTCCGCCAATGTGGACTCCGATGAGCTTCTCAAGAGGAAAAATGACACTAAGCAGCTCCATTCGATCATTGAAAAGAGGAGGAGAATAAAGATTAACAGAGAATTTGAAGCATTAAAGTATCTTATACCAGCATGTCGTTTGACCTCCTCCAGTGGTGGAACAAACGGTAAGGGGGCAGGTACCAATAATGGAAGCAAGATTGACGGGATGTACAAACTCACAATCTTGAAGTCGTCCGTGGAATACATATTATACTTGCATCACATTATACAGCAACAGCACAATTTGATAAACGCTAATATGGACAATAACAAGTATAAATTTGACATAGATTTTGCTAAGATCCCATTAGATGTCAACACTTATAGAAACATAAATAAGgatttcaacttcaagGAATTGATAACAAGCATTCAAGATACACCCTCCTTTAATAGTCCTAAAGAACGTGATTCCGTGATCGAAGAAGACTACGAAGAGGATTCGgtaaatgatgataaaagCCAGTTATTGAGTCCAGATATAACGCCAGATATGGCCCCTGCGTTATCAATGTTGAACAAGTATATGACTATAGCCAGAGAATCGAGCACGTCTTCAGTGTCGCCAAATGGTGGGTTGCAATCTACTTTCTCTTGTCCCTCGACAACTGATAACTCACCATACAATAATCCAATGAAGTTTTCTAGCACAGGAAAGTTCAATAAGTTCCAGCTACCAGACCCTGCCTTAACCCCTACCGAGTACGAAAATGTTGACGCtaatcaatatcaatatggTCCAAAAAAGAAACTATTCAAAGCCAAAATTCCACCAAACAATACAGTCTTGTTCAATCGTCctttaaatattaaatgtGTTTCCTCCGATAGGACACGTGAAGATAAGTTGTCTGATCAAGATGCTTCAAAAACATTGTTAGCTTTAAGAAAATCTAGCATTGACAGCTTATTAAATTGA